One Nonomuraea angiospora DNA segment encodes these proteins:
- a CDS encoding alpha-ketoglutarate-dependent dioxygenase AlkB produces the protein MTASFQASLLGLDEELGVGPLGATVRRTHLDHGAWIDLRPGWVTGADTLFERLAGTVPWRAERRRMYDRVVDVPRLLKFYDEDETLPDPVLEDCRRALNDHYGQELGEPFRTAGLCFYRDGRDSVAWHGDTIGRGSTEDTMVAIVSVGDPRPLLLRPRGGGPSIRRDLGHGDLIVMGGSCQRTWEHAIPKTSRPAGPRISIQFRPRGVR, from the coding sequence ATGACAGCCTCGTTCCAAGCATCTCTGCTCGGCCTCGACGAGGAGCTCGGGGTCGGGCCGCTCGGCGCCACGGTCCGCAGGACGCACCTCGACCACGGCGCCTGGATCGACCTGCGGCCGGGCTGGGTCACGGGGGCCGACACGCTGTTCGAGCGGCTGGCCGGGACGGTGCCGTGGCGGGCGGAGCGGCGGCGCATGTACGACCGGGTGGTGGACGTGCCGCGGCTGCTGAAGTTCTACGACGAGGACGAGACCCTGCCGGATCCGGTGCTGGAGGACTGCCGCCGGGCCCTCAACGATCATTACGGGCAGGAGCTGGGGGAGCCGTTCCGCACGGCGGGGCTCTGCTTCTACCGTGACGGCCGCGACAGCGTGGCCTGGCACGGCGACACGATCGGGCGGGGGAGCACCGAGGACACCATGGTGGCGATCGTCTCGGTCGGCGACCCCCGCCCGCTCCTGCTCCGCCCCCGTGGCGGCGGGCCGTCCATCCGGCGGGACCTGGGGCACGGGGATCTGATCGTGATGGGCGGGAGTTGCCAGCGCACGTGGGAGCACGCGATCCCGAAGACCTCCCGCCCGGCGGGGCCGCGCATCAGCATCCAGTTCCGGCCCCGCGGCGTGCGCTGA
- a CDS encoding SPFH domain-containing protein produces MRIALILVAALLAVPLLIGGLGGLESTGGGEVAVVRDGGPLDDNQVRQVIDPGSGLTWTGLWSSTHLYPAQQRFYTITADPKRATTLGVDVVTVPSSDGVSLGIEGTLYFTLNLDHQALKRFDDKYGTRTFRAQDDRSLYAWEGDEGWSAFFGQAVRPVIDNALRGQIGAMRCAELVPSCSLLESSTLKPQDSNANIVKVQNAVDASLARDLPATLGGDFLTGLRFTLAKVTLPGEVQQAVDRSLAASAAVSEAQAKVAQARAEADANRARQDGYDKCPACAEIEKLKSLPQGITVYAPGNPQSVVVPSR; encoded by the coding sequence ATGAGAATCGCGCTGATCCTCGTCGCCGCGCTCCTCGCCGTCCCCCTGCTCATCGGGGGCCTGGGGGGCCTGGAGAGCACGGGCGGCGGCGAGGTGGCCGTCGTCCGCGACGGCGGCCCGCTCGACGACAACCAGGTGCGCCAGGTGATCGACCCCGGCTCCGGCCTGACCTGGACCGGCCTGTGGTCGTCCACCCACCTCTACCCGGCGCAGCAGCGCTTCTACACGATCACCGCCGACCCCAAGCGGGCCACGACGCTCGGCGTGGACGTGGTGACGGTGCCCAGCAGCGACGGGGTGAGCCTCGGCATCGAAGGCACCCTCTACTTCACGCTCAACCTGGACCATCAGGCGCTGAAGAGGTTCGACGACAAATACGGCACCCGCACCTTCCGCGCCCAGGACGACCGCTCGCTCTACGCGTGGGAAGGCGACGAGGGCTGGTCGGCGTTCTTCGGCCAGGCGGTCCGCCCTGTGATCGACAACGCGCTGCGCGGCCAGATCGGCGCCATGCGCTGCGCCGAGCTCGTGCCGTCCTGCTCGCTGCTGGAGAGCTCCACGCTCAAGCCGCAGGACAGCAACGCCAACATCGTCAAGGTCCAGAACGCGGTCGACGCCTCGCTGGCCCGCGACCTGCCGGCCACGCTCGGCGGCGACTTCCTCACCGGGCTGCGCTTCACGCTGGCCAAGGTGACGCTGCCGGGCGAGGTGCAGCAGGCCGTGGACCGCTCACTGGCCGCCTCGGCGGCCGTCTCCGAGGCGCAGGCGAAGGTCGCCCAGGCCAGGGCGGAGGCGGACGCGAACCGGGCAAGGCAGGACGGTTACGACAAGTGCCCGGCGTGCGCGGAGATCGAGAAGCTCAAGTCGCTGCCGCAGGGCATCACGGTGTACGCCCCCGGAAATCCCCAGTCGGTGGTGGTTCCGTCGCGGTAG
- a CDS encoding glycosyltransferase family 4 protein — translation MKIRYLMLHAYGMGGTIRTVVNQANAMAAAGHDVELVSLVRRRESPQFALDPRVGITTLVDQRGGRTPDSFGRRAWRRVRGKIVPRGEFAADYFTERVEWAAMEYVSGLRDGVLVTTRPALNLIAARRAARDVVKVAQEHMNLSAYPDTIRREIARHYGRFDAVTVLTRTNRLEYQRLLPSTPIVQIPNAVHQADQERSQQVNPVVVAAGRLVPQKGFDLLIPAFAQVVREHPEWRLRIFGTGPRKSQLQGLIDGFGLGEHVSLAGRTDRLDKELADSSVYALSSRFEGLPMVMIEAMTHALPVVAFDCPTGPRDVLTDGVDGVLVPPRDVDALAAALSRVMGDRELRVRMGKAAHKASRAYAPELVMPLWEDLFSELLAGERVADNFWASGKRFT, via the coding sequence GTGAAGATCCGCTATCTCATGCTGCACGCGTACGGCATGGGCGGCACCATCCGCACCGTCGTCAACCAGGCCAACGCCATGGCCGCCGCGGGCCACGACGTCGAGCTGGTCAGCCTGGTGCGGCGGCGCGAGAGCCCCCAGTTCGCGCTCGACCCGCGGGTCGGGATCACCACGCTGGTGGACCAGCGCGGCGGCAGGACGCCGGACTCGTTCGGGCGCAGGGCCTGGCGCAGGGTACGCGGCAAGATCGTGCCGAGGGGCGAGTTCGCGGCCGACTACTTCACCGAGCGGGTGGAGTGGGCGGCGATGGAGTACGTCTCCGGCCTGCGCGACGGCGTCCTCGTCACCACCAGGCCCGCCCTGAACCTGATCGCCGCCCGCCGCGCCGCCAGGGACGTCGTCAAGGTCGCCCAGGAGCACATGAACCTGTCGGCCTACCCCGACACCATCCGCAGGGAGATCGCCCGCCACTACGGCCGGTTCGACGCGGTCACCGTGCTGACGCGCACCAACCGCCTCGAGTACCAGCGCCTGCTGCCCTCGACCCCCATCGTGCAGATCCCGAACGCGGTCCATCAGGCCGACCAGGAACGTTCCCAGCAGGTCAATCCCGTCGTGGTCGCGGCCGGGCGGCTGGTGCCGCAGAAGGGGTTCGACCTGCTCATCCCGGCCTTCGCGCAGGTGGTGCGGGAGCATCCGGAGTGGCGGTTGCGCATCTTCGGCACCGGGCCGCGCAAGAGCCAGTTGCAGGGGCTCATCGACGGGTTCGGGCTGGGCGAGCACGTGTCGCTGGCCGGGCGCACCGACCGGCTGGACAAGGAGCTGGCCGACTCCTCCGTGTACGCGCTGAGCTCCCGGTTCGAGGGCCTGCCGATGGTGATGATCGAGGCCATGACGCACGCGCTGCCCGTGGTCGCCTTCGACTGCCCGACCGGGCCCCGCGACGTGCTGACGGACGGGGTCGACGGCGTGCTCGTGCCGCCGCGGGACGTGGACGCGCTGGCCGCCGCGCTGAGCCGGGTCATGGGTGACCGGGAGCTGCGGGTGCGGATGGGAAAGGCGGCGCACAAAGCGTCGCGTGCGTACGCGCCTGAATTGGTGATGCCATTGTGGGAGGATTTGTTCTCGGAGTTGCTGGCGGGTGAGCGCGTGGCCGACAACTTCTGGGCTTCCGGGAAAAGATTTACCTGA
- a CDS encoding sirohydrochlorin chelatase → MPTSLPPDAPMLVLATPGATAGVAEEIAAVVRVDHPQIEVRLTSVTDLADSLPSGRDAVIVPLLTWDDPVVLAEIGKAVAASGSGAVVTEALGPHPLLAEALHIRLAERGLARADRVRLLNVSSPVDAVILTTVGGERAVHSVQATAVLLASRLTLPVVSASLDSEPGVAMAAQRLRAAGAERLAIAPCLIGHEAPAGIVEQAAASINAGHAEPLGAHSAVAELVARAYGSQLAT, encoded by the coding sequence GTGCCCACGTCCCTGCCGCCGGACGCCCCCATGCTCGTGCTCGCCACCCCCGGCGCCACGGCCGGCGTGGCAGAAGAGATCGCGGCCGTGGTACGCGTCGACCACCCCCAGATCGAGGTGCGGCTGACGAGCGTGACCGACCTGGCGGACTCCCTGCCCTCCGGCCGCGACGCCGTCATCGTGCCCCTGCTCACCTGGGACGATCCGGTCGTCCTGGCTGAGATCGGCAAGGCGGTCGCGGCCAGCGGCAGCGGCGCCGTCGTCACCGAGGCGCTCGGCCCGCACCCGCTGCTGGCCGAGGCCCTGCACATCAGGCTCGCCGAGCGCGGCCTGGCCAGGGCCGACCGCGTACGGCTGCTGAACGTCTCCAGCCCCGTGGACGCCGTCATCCTCACCACGGTGGGCGGGGAGCGCGCGGTGCACTCCGTGCAGGCCACGGCGGTGCTCCTGGCCTCCAGGCTCACGCTGCCGGTCGTCTCGGCCTCGCTCGACAGCGAGCCGGGCGTCGCGATGGCGGCCCAGCGGCTGCGCGCGGCGGGCGCCGAGCGCCTGGCCATCGCACCCTGCCTGATCGGCCACGAGGCCCCCGCCGGGATCGTCGAGCAGGCCGCCGCCTCGATCAACGCCGGGCACGCGGAGCCGCTCGGCGCGCACAGCGCCGTCGCCGAGCTTGTCGCCCGCGCTTACGGGAGTCAACTCGCCACTTGA
- a CDS encoding D-alanyl-D-alanine carboxypeptidase family protein, which produces MRIRKAHLTAAAGALALVTGLTAPAHATTPATVPVHAVQQDAPSVYGSAAYLMDASTGKELFSKNAGDRLPIASVTKMMTAYVVLKTAKPTDVVQIKREDVQYAEDGGGTTADLRPGDRLTVGELMYGLMLPSGADAAHALARTYGPGVGGFVTKMNATARELGMNDTEYVNADGLPKRGGDGYSTARDQSVLAAKAVQVPLIKEVAGTRYHSLDATSEHRSYSWRNTNRLLGTPGAIGLKTGFTRAAGFTLAFAGEKRGHTLVGVLLGESDSSRRFDTAEALLSWGAARESA; this is translated from the coding sequence ATGCGTATCCGGAAAGCTCACCTGACCGCTGCGGCAGGTGCCCTTGCCCTGGTCACGGGGCTCACCGCACCCGCGCACGCCACCACTCCCGCCACTGTGCCCGTCCACGCCGTCCAGCAGGACGCGCCCTCGGTGTACGGCAGCGCCGCCTACCTGATGGACGCCTCCACCGGCAAGGAGCTGTTCAGCAAGAACGCCGGCGACCGCCTCCCGATCGCCAGCGTCACCAAGATGATGACCGCGTACGTCGTCCTGAAGACCGCCAAGCCCACGGACGTGGTGCAGATCAAGCGGGAGGACGTCCAGTACGCGGAGGACGGCGGCGGCACCACCGCCGACCTGCGGCCCGGCGACCGCCTCACCGTCGGCGAGCTCATGTACGGCCTCATGCTCCCCTCCGGCGCGGACGCCGCCCACGCGCTCGCCCGCACGTACGGCCCCGGCGTCGGCGGCTTCGTCACCAAGATGAACGCGACGGCGCGCGAGCTCGGCATGAACGACACCGAGTACGTCAACGCCGACGGCCTGCCCAAGCGCGGCGGGGACGGCTACTCCACCGCCCGCGACCAGAGCGTGCTGGCGGCCAAGGCCGTGCAGGTGCCGCTGATCAAGGAAGTGGCCGGGACCCGGTACCACTCGCTGGACGCCACCTCCGAGCACCGCTCGTACAGCTGGCGCAACACCAACAGGCTGCTCGGGACGCCGGGCGCGATCGGGCTGAAGACCGGGTTCACCCGGGCGGCCGGGTTCACGCTGGCGTTCGCGGGCGAGAAGCGCGGTCACACGCTGGTCGGCGTGCTGCTCGGCGAGTCGGACTCCAGCCGCCGCTTCGACACGGCGGAAGCGCTGCTGTCCTGGGGGGCGGCCCGCGAGTCCGCCTGA
- a CDS encoding CGNR zinc finger domain-containing protein produces MEVHSTKAMAARAVDLCVALLHERPSVASVSRVLRDHGETGDLDLGEADVTAMRAAAARLREVLGAATVGEAAGLLNRLLAASARAPRLTSHGDATSWHVHVDSGDDAPWAEWFLASSAMALAVLLADHQRVPGGLCASRGCGRPYLDLGGGSPRRYCSARCATRERVAAHRSRTSPPTPG; encoded by the coding sequence GTGGAGGTTCACTCGACCAAGGCGATGGCCGCCCGGGCCGTCGACCTGTGCGTGGCACTGCTGCACGAACGGCCGTCCGTCGCGTCGGTGTCGCGGGTGCTGCGCGACCACGGGGAGACCGGGGACCTCGACCTCGGCGAGGCCGACGTGACCGCGATGCGGGCGGCGGCGGCGCGGCTGCGCGAGGTCCTGGGCGCGGCCACCGTCGGCGAGGCGGCCGGCCTGCTCAACCGGCTGCTCGCCGCATCGGCCCGAGCGCCCAGACTCACCAGCCACGGGGACGCGACGAGCTGGCACGTCCACGTCGACAGCGGGGACGACGCGCCGTGGGCGGAGTGGTTCCTGGCGTCGTCGGCGATGGCGCTGGCGGTGCTGCTGGCCGACCATCAGCGCGTTCCCGGCGGGCTGTGTGCCTCGCGGGGGTGCGGGCGGCCGTACCTGGACCTCGGGGGCGGCAGCCCGCGACGCTACTGCAGCGCCCGCTGCGCCACCCGCGAACGCGTCGCCGCCCACCGCTCCCGCACCTCACCGCCCACCCCGGGCTGA
- a CDS encoding VOC family protein, whose product MLTTDYLPGAPCWIEVITPDAEAANAFYTGLFGWESVTLGPEYMQYRFCQVDGKAVAGISEVTKDGWTPAWLTYFQAPDVDVIAKTIEQAGGTVLFPPSDVEGQGRMAVFADPTGAAFAVWQPGRTKGLGMVTAPGSLGWIELYTPDPAAIRAFYQSVFGWRVEDLPMGDLSYPVISPADGGEESAMAGIVQLQPGDSPHWLPYFEVADCDATAAMAQQLGGTMRGPATDVAGIGRMAFLADPYGARFAVITSSA is encoded by the coding sequence ATGCTCACCACCGACTACCTACCGGGCGCCCCCTGCTGGATCGAGGTCATCACTCCCGACGCGGAGGCGGCGAACGCCTTCTACACGGGGCTGTTCGGCTGGGAGTCCGTCACGCTGGGCCCCGAGTACATGCAGTATCGCTTCTGCCAGGTCGACGGCAAGGCGGTCGCCGGGATCAGCGAGGTGACGAAGGACGGCTGGACCCCGGCGTGGCTGACGTACTTCCAGGCGCCCGACGTCGACGTGATCGCCAAGACGATCGAGCAGGCGGGCGGCACGGTGCTCTTCCCGCCGAGCGACGTCGAGGGCCAGGGCCGCATGGCGGTCTTCGCCGACCCCACGGGGGCCGCGTTCGCGGTGTGGCAGCCGGGCAGGACGAAGGGGCTCGGCATGGTCACCGCACCCGGCTCGCTCGGCTGGATCGAGCTCTACACCCCCGACCCCGCCGCCATCCGGGCCTTCTACCAGTCGGTCTTCGGCTGGCGCGTCGAGGACCTGCCGATGGGCGACCTGTCCTACCCCGTCATCTCGCCCGCCGACGGCGGCGAGGAGTCGGCGATGGCCGGGATCGTCCAGCTCCAGCCCGGTGACAGCCCGCACTGGCTGCCGTACTTCGAGGTGGCCGACTGCGACGCCACGGCGGCCATGGCGCAGCAGCTCGGCGGCACGATGCGGGGTCCCGCGACGGACGTGGCGGGAATCGGCCGCATGGCCTTCCTCGCCGACCCGTACGGCGCCCGCTTCGCGGTCATCACCAGCTCGGCCTGA
- a CDS encoding MFS transporter — protein sequence MTGAVAARTGDEMSGPALLVAGLAVTGSPLTASWLLAGLTVSAAAGGPLLGVLLDRARRPGRLLACCLLGYAGGLLLVLYGLGRVPDAALIGVAVVAGLLGPALTGGWTAQLPRVAGPERLSRATALDSMSYNVAGLAGPAVVGLVASAGGGGATVLVCAGLLVAALPAAWSLPPVRSRPAAPAAVPADPGSPAAADAHPAAHGSPAEGGAAGRGRAVRAELVEGFAVIWRNAPLRRATAGSAISCCGLAMLVVSAPVLGAELTGESGHGALLLAVTAASGLAANAAIAAWGRVRRWDRVLAWGTAVLGAGMALAAGAGAFGAGAFGAGAFWAAVVAAAVAGAGEGPQLTALFSVRHREAPARLRSQVFTTGASLKITSFAIGSALAGPLAAYSASSALVAGAALQAAAVVVLMAGRREKGSPTEAPR from the coding sequence ATGACCGGTGCGGTGGCCGCGCGCACCGGGGACGAGATGTCCGGGCCCGCGCTCCTGGTCGCCGGGCTGGCCGTCACCGGGTCTCCTCTGACGGCGTCCTGGCTGCTGGCCGGGCTGACCGTCTCAGCCGCGGCCGGAGGACCGCTGCTCGGGGTGCTGCTCGACCGGGCGCGGCGGCCGGGGCGGCTGCTCGCGTGCTGCCTCCTCGGGTACGCCGGCGGGCTCCTGCTGGTCCTGTACGGGCTGGGCCGGGTGCCGGACGCGGCCCTGATCGGCGTGGCGGTCGTGGCCGGGCTGCTGGGGCCCGCGCTGACCGGCGGCTGGACGGCGCAGCTGCCCCGGGTGGCCGGTCCCGAACGCCTGAGCAGGGCCACCGCGCTCGACTCCATGAGCTACAACGTGGCCGGGCTGGCCGGGCCCGCCGTGGTGGGGCTGGTGGCGAGCGCGGGCGGAGGCGGCGCGACGGTGCTGGTGTGCGCCGGGCTGCTCGTCGCCGCGCTGCCGGCCGCCTGGAGCCTGCCTCCCGTACGGTCCCGCCCGGCCGCACCCGCCGCCGTACCCGCTGATCCCGGCTCGCCCGCCGCCGCAGACGCTCACCCCGCCGCGCACGGCTCGCCCGCCGAGGGCGGCGCGGCCGGTCGAGGGCGGGCGGTTCGGGCGGAGCTGGTCGAGGGGTTCGCCGTCATCTGGCGGAACGCGCCGTTGCGTCGGGCGACAGCGGGGTCCGCGATCTCGTGTTGCGGCCTGGCCATGCTGGTCGTCTCCGCCCCCGTCCTCGGCGCCGAGCTCACCGGCGAGAGCGGCCACGGCGCGCTGCTGCTGGCCGTCACCGCCGCGTCCGGGCTGGCCGCGAACGCGGCGATCGCCGCGTGGGGCCGGGTGCGGCGGTGGGACCGCGTCCTGGCCTGGGGGACGGCGGTGCTCGGCGCGGGGATGGCGCTGGCGGCCGGGGCCGGGGCGTTCGGGGCCGGGGCGTTCGGGGCCGGGGCGTTCTGGGCCGCGGTGGTCGCCGCGGCGGTGGCGGGAGCGGGCGAGGGGCCGCAGCTCACCGCGTTGTTCTCGGTACGGCATCGCGAGGCGCCGGCCCGCCTGCGCAGCCAGGTGTTCACCACGGGGGCCAGCTTGAAGATCACCTCGTTCGCGATCGGGTCCGCGCTGGCCGGACCGCTGGCGGCGTACTCGGCGAGCTCAGCCCTGGTGGCGGGCGCGGCGCTGCAGGCCGCTGCCGTGGTCGTGCTCATGGCCGGGCGCCGCGAGAAGGGCTCCCCGACGGAAGCGCCGCGATAG
- a CDS encoding DUF2203 domain-containing protein has translation MDRIFTLDEARELLPGVMRDAREVIAARADLAEIDFDRRTTGGSPLGGLPEIKGLQARVEEILSGWNEQGIEVKGIAPVLVDFPAVIDGVSVRLCWIEGERELAWYHRTELGFAGRRPLDPGRA, from the coding sequence ATGGACCGGATCTTCACCCTTGACGAGGCCCGCGAGCTGCTTCCCGGCGTCATGCGTGACGCCCGCGAGGTGATCGCCGCCCGCGCAGACCTGGCCGAGATCGACTTCGACCGGCGGACCACGGGCGGCTCCCCGCTCGGCGGCCTGCCCGAGATCAAGGGGCTGCAGGCCCGCGTCGAGGAGATCCTCAGCGGGTGGAACGAGCAGGGGATCGAGGTCAAGGGCATCGCGCCGGTGCTGGTCGACTTTCCCGCCGTGATCGACGGGGTGTCGGTGCGGCTGTGCTGGATCGAGGGCGAGCGGGAGCTCGCCTGGTACCACCGTACGGAGCTCGGCTTCGCGGGCCGCCGCCCCCTGGACCCCGGGAGGGCGTGA
- a CDS encoding GntR family transcriptional regulator, which translates to MVADLSQDRPRLGRSSTAERVADILRDRISEGFFRPGQRLSEESISEGLGVSRNTLREAFRLLGHERLLDHRLNRGVFVRLPSAEDVADLYRVRRVLEGAAVRRGPGPEALAVIKEAVLDAERAAEQDDWQGVGTANIRFHQALVSLNESPRIDEAMRQLLAELRLVFHVMENPRAFHEPFVDRNRTLLGLLESGRAEKAAAYLDDYLDHAERLLIEAYTP; encoded by the coding sequence GTGGTTGCCGATCTCTCTCAGGACCGCCCCCGGCTGGGCCGCAGCAGCACCGCGGAGCGGGTGGCCGACATCCTGCGCGACCGCATCAGCGAGGGCTTCTTCCGCCCGGGGCAGCGGCTGTCGGAGGAGTCGATCTCGGAGGGGCTCGGCGTGTCGCGCAACACGCTGCGCGAGGCGTTCCGGCTCCTCGGCCACGAGCGGCTCCTCGACCACCGGCTCAACAGGGGCGTGTTCGTCCGGCTCCCGTCCGCCGAGGACGTCGCCGACCTCTACCGCGTGCGCCGCGTGCTCGAAGGGGCGGCCGTGCGGCGCGGCCCGGGTCCCGAGGCGCTGGCCGTGATCAAGGAGGCCGTGCTCGACGCCGAGCGCGCCGCCGAGCAGGACGACTGGCAGGGCGTCGGCACCGCCAACATCCGCTTCCACCAGGCGCTCGTCTCGCTGAACGAGAGCCCCAGGATCGACGAGGCCATGCGCCAGCTCCTGGCCGAGCTGCGGCTGGTCTTCCACGTGATGGAGAACCCGCGGGCCTTCCACGAGCCGTTCGTCGACCGCAACCGGACCCTGCTCGGGCTCCTGGAGTCGGGGCGGGCCGAGAAGGCCGCCGCGTACCTCGACGACTATCTCGACCACGCCGAACGGCTGCTCATCGAGGCGTACACGCCGTAA
- a CDS encoding WD40/YVTN/BNR-like repeat-containing protein, protein MKLRIALSALSAAAAVLAAPVPAHAGTPKLGWELKETGVTARLRGLSPVSRDVVWASGSGGTVLRTVDGGRSWQNVSPPDTSALQFRDIEAFDERSAVALSIGEGTDSRVYRTQDGGRTWTETFRNDEPRAFYDCLAFFDRRHGLAMSDPVDGRFRILATDDGGRSWRVLPADGMPQALAGEAGFAASGQCLVTAGGRDAWLATGGAERSRVFHSGDRGRTWTVTDSPIPAGDPARGVFGLAFRDRHHGLAVGGDYRPDQPSPSAAARTRDGATTWQAAATPPAAYRSGVAWLPHLPSAAVAVGPSGSDVTWSGGRTWETFDTGSFDTVSCTRDLSCWASGEQGRLARLTLR, encoded by the coding sequence ATGAAGCTTCGAATCGCGTTGAGTGCGCTGTCAGCGGCCGCCGCCGTACTCGCCGCCCCGGTCCCCGCCCACGCCGGGACGCCCAAGCTCGGCTGGGAGCTCAAGGAGACCGGGGTGACCGCGCGCCTGCGCGGCCTGTCGCCCGTCAGCCGGGACGTGGTGTGGGCCTCGGGCTCGGGCGGCACCGTGCTGAGGACCGTCGACGGCGGGCGGAGCTGGCAGAACGTCTCCCCGCCCGACACCTCCGCGCTCCAGTTCCGCGACATCGAGGCGTTCGACGAACGCAGCGCCGTGGCGCTGTCGATCGGCGAGGGCACGGACTCGCGCGTCTACCGCACGCAGGACGGCGGGCGCACGTGGACGGAGACGTTCAGGAACGACGAGCCCCGGGCGTTCTACGACTGCCTGGCCTTCTTCGACCGGCGGCACGGGCTGGCCATGAGCGACCCGGTGGACGGCAGGTTCCGGATCCTGGCCACGGACGACGGCGGGCGGAGCTGGCGGGTGCTGCCGGCCGACGGGATGCCGCAGGCGCTGGCGGGCGAGGCGGGGTTCGCGGCGAGCGGGCAGTGCCTGGTCACCGCGGGCGGCCGGGACGCCTGGCTGGCCACCGGCGGGGCGGAGCGGTCACGGGTGTTCCACTCGGGCGACCGCGGACGCACCTGGACGGTCACCGACAGCCCGATCCCCGCGGGCGACCCGGCCCGCGGCGTCTTCGGCCTGGCCTTCCGCGACCGCCACCACGGTCTCGCGGTCGGCGGCGACTACCGCCCCGACCAGCCCTCCCCCAGCGCCGCCGCCCGCACCCGGGACGGCGCCACCACCTGGCAGGCCGCCGCCACCCCGCCAGCCGCCTACCGCTCCGGCGTGGCGTGGCTCCCGCACCTGCCGTCCGCCGCCGTCGCGGTGGGGCCTTCGGGCAGCGACGTGACGTGGTCGGGCGGGCGCACCTGGGAGACCTTCGACACCGGATCGTTCGACACGGTGTCCTGCACCCGCGACCTGTCCTGCTGGGCCTCCGGCGAGCAGGGCCGCCTCGCCCGCCTGACTCTCCGCTGA
- a CDS encoding MFS transporter → MAGSAQQTRRVILASLIGTSLEWYDFFLYTTAATLVFPKLFFPALDPFNATLASLTTNAVAFVARPLGGVVFGHFGDRAGRKTVLVVTLLVMGVSTFLIGVLPGYASAGVLAPILLAVLRFVQGLGLGGEWGGAVIMSLEHGDGRRRGFNASWPQVGVPAGYVLATGLLTLLSFTLSDAAFLSWGWRVPFLLSGVLVFVGLWVRLRVTESPLFAQVEKQGAKAEMPLLEVLRTHPRALLSAFTARIGVDVAFYTFTAYIIVYLTTVLKLPRSYALNAVLIGSALQLVLIPLAGALSDRFGRRPVYFAGVVGAAVWVFAFFPLLDSRSFPLIALAAVVALVTHAAMYGPQAAFIAELFSTRLRYSGASMGYQVAGIVGGALAPIIALSLFDTYGTTVAVSIYVVAALAVTALGLAIAPETRDLDLAEEPAPKAKASLPGQVGPFA, encoded by the coding sequence ATGGCAGGCTCCGCGCAACAGACCCGGCGGGTGATCCTCGCCAGCCTGATCGGAACGTCGCTGGAGTGGTACGACTTCTTCCTCTACACCACGGCGGCGACCCTGGTCTTCCCCAAGCTGTTCTTCCCCGCTCTCGACCCGTTCAACGCCACGCTGGCGTCGCTGACCACCAACGCCGTGGCGTTCGTCGCCCGGCCGCTCGGCGGCGTCGTGTTCGGCCACTTCGGCGACCGGGCGGGGCGCAAGACCGTGCTGGTGGTGACGCTCCTGGTGATGGGCGTCTCGACGTTCCTCATCGGCGTGCTGCCCGGCTACGCGAGCGCGGGCGTGCTGGCGCCGATCCTGCTGGCGGTGCTGCGGTTCGTGCAGGGCCTGGGGCTCGGCGGCGAATGGGGCGGCGCGGTGATCATGTCGCTGGAGCACGGCGACGGGCGGCGGCGCGGCTTCAACGCGAGCTGGCCGCAGGTCGGCGTGCCCGCCGGATACGTGCTGGCCACCGGGCTGCTCACGCTCCTGTCGTTCACGCTGTCCGACGCGGCGTTCCTGTCATGGGGCTGGCGGGTGCCGTTCCTGCTGTCGGGCGTGCTGGTGTTCGTGGGCCTGTGGGTGCGGCTGCGGGTGACCGAGTCGCCGCTGTTCGCCCAGGTCGAGAAGCAGGGCGCCAAGGCGGAGATGCCGCTGCTCGAAGTGCTGCGTACGCATCCGCGGGCCCTGCTGTCCGCCTTCACCGCGCGGATCGGGGTGGACGTGGCCTTCTACACGTTCACCGCGTACATCATCGTCTACCTCACCACGGTGCTGAAGCTGCCGCGTTCGTACGCGCTCAACGCGGTCCTGATCGGGTCGGCGCTGCAGCTCGTGCTGATCCCGCTGGCCGGCGCGCTGTCGGACCGGTTCGGGCGGCGGCCGGTCTACTTCGCGGGCGTGGTGGGCGCGGCGGTGTGGGTGTTCGCGTTCTTCCCGCTGCTCGACAGCAGGTCGTTCCCGCTGATCGCGCTGGCCGCCGTGGTCGCGCTCGTCACCCACGCCGCCATGTACGGGCCGCAGGCGGCCTTCATCGCCGAGCTGTTCAGCACGCGGCTGCGCTACAGCGGCGCCTCCATGGGCTACCAGGTGGCCGGCATCGTCGGCGGCGCCCTGGCCCCGATCATCGCCCTCAGCCTGTTCGACACGTACGGGACCACGGTCGCGGTGTCGATCTACGTGGTGGCCGCCCTGGCGGTCACGGCCCTCGGCCTGGCCATCGCCCCGGAGACCCGCGACCTCGACCTGGCCGAGGAGCCCGCTCCCAAGGCCAAGGCCTCCCTGCCCGGCCAGGTGGGACCGTTCGCCTGA